The genomic interval GCGAGGAGGTCTTTGCCGACACCCTCGGTGGCCACTGCCTGGTCTCCAACAAATCGGTCTGGCGCAATTTTCCGTGGGTGTGGAACGAGCACTGGTCGTTCAAGAACATGGTGCTGATCGGCGACGCCCTGCACTCGGCGCATTTCTCGATCGGCTCGGGCACGCGGCTCGCGATCGAGGATGCGATCGCGCTGGTGAAGGCGCTGGAATCGGACGCGCATCTGGCGACCGCGCTGCAGCGCTACCAGGCCGAGCGTAAGCCGATCGTGCAAAAGCTGGTCAATGCCGCGCGCACCTCGGCCTCCTGGTACGAACACTTTGCCGACCACATGAAGCTCGACCTGATGGATTTTGCCTACAGCTACATCACTCGCTCCGGGCGGATCGACGATGCGCGCCTGCGCGCAATGTCGCCCGCCTTCATGGCGCGCTACGAGGGCGTGAAGAACGGCGGGAGCGCAGCATGAGCGCCGAGATTCGCGACCAGGTGCCCGCGGACAGCCCGGGCGCGCGCGAGATCGGCTTTGCCGTTCCGCAAATCTACAATGCCAGCCGCGTGCTGTTCGACAACCTCACCAGCGGCCGCGGCGACAAGCTTGCGCTGATCGGCCCGGCCGGCACACGCACCTACGCCGAGCTCTGCGCCGACGCCTGCCGCTGGGGCAACGGTCTTGCGTCGCTGGGCCTGCAACGCGGCGAGCGCGTGCTGCTGTTCCTCGACGACACGCCGGCCTATCCGGCCGCGTTCTTCGGCGCGGTGCGCGCCGGTTTTGTGCCACTGCTCATCAATACGCTGACGCCGCCGGATCTCTTGCAATTCTATCTCGCCGATTCCGGCGCGGCCGTGGCGGTCACTGATGCCGAGTTCTGCGCGCGCTTCAACGCGGAGGCCTGCAAGGACACGGCCCTGCGCACGCTGATCGTAGTCAATGGCGAGGCAGGCGGCCACGCCGTGCCGCAGGCTCTTGCCGCGGCAAGCTGGCTGGAAAAATTTCCGGCCGAGCTCACTGAGGCCGACACCCATCGCAACGAGATGGCGTTCTGGATGTACTCGTCCGGTTCGACCGGCCGGCCCAAGGGCATCGTGCATCTCCAGCACGACATGGCCTATAGCGAGATGGCCTTCGCACAGAACGTTTTGAAGCTCGGGCCGGACGACATCTGCTTCTCGGTGCCAAAAATCTTCTTCGCCTATGGCTTTGGCAATTCGGTCACCTTCCCGTTCTCGGCCGGCGCTGCGACGCTGCTCCTGCCGGGCCAGCCCAGGCCAGCGACGATTTTCGAGGCGATCGAACGCTTCAAGCCCACCGTCTTCTTCGGCCTGCCGACGCTCTATACGTCGCTGACCAAGGCTGATGGTGCCGACAAGACCGATTTCTCCTCGCTCCGCATGGCGCTCTCCGCCGCCGAAGTGCTCTCGGCCGAAGTCTTCAACGGCTGGAAGAAGCTCACCGGCCTCGAGATCGTCGAAGGCCTCGGTTCGACCGAGGTCCTGCACATCTATCTCAGCAACAGCCCGGACAAGAAGAAGCTCGGCGCCGCGGGCCTGCGCGTCCCCGGCTACGAGGTCGCGCTGCGTGACAAGGAGGGCCGCGAGGTCGGCGACAACGAAGAGGGCATTTTGTGGGTGCGCGGCGATTCCAACACGCCGCTGTACTGGAATCGCCCGGACAAATCGGCCGAGACGATCCGCGAGGGCGGCTGGATTTACACCGGCGACCGCTTCGTCCGCGACTCCGACGGCTTTCACTTCTTCCGCGGCCGGGCCGATGATCTCGTCAAAATCTCGGGCCAGTGGGTCTACCCGCTCGAGGTCGAGCTGTGCCTCGCCGATCACCCCGAGATCCGCGAATGCGCCGTGTTCGCCGCCGAGCTGCCCGACCGCCGCATGACGCTGAAGGCGGTGGTCGTCATGAACGACCGCAGCGTCGATCAGGGCACGACGACGCGGAGATTGCAGGACTACGTCAAGGGCAAGCTGCTGCCCTACAAATATCCGCGCGAGGTGATCTTTATCGACGAGCTGCCGAAGACAGGAACGGGGAAGATCGACCGGCAGGCGTTGTTGAGGATGTGAGGGACGTGCAGCGCTCTCGGTGTCATCGCCCGCGAAGGCGGGCGATCCAGTATTCCAGA from Bradyrhizobium arachidis carries:
- a CDS encoding benzoate-CoA ligase family protein, producing the protein MSAEIRDQVPADSPGAREIGFAVPQIYNASRVLFDNLTSGRGDKLALIGPAGTRTYAELCADACRWGNGLASLGLQRGERVLLFLDDTPAYPAAFFGAVRAGFVPLLINTLTPPDLLQFYLADSGAAVAVTDAEFCARFNAEACKDTALRTLIVVNGEAGGHAVPQALAAASWLEKFPAELTEADTHRNEMAFWMYSSGSTGRPKGIVHLQHDMAYSEMAFAQNVLKLGPDDICFSVPKIFFAYGFGNSVTFPFSAGAATLLLPGQPRPATIFEAIERFKPTVFFGLPTLYTSLTKADGADKTDFSSLRMALSAAEVLSAEVFNGWKKLTGLEIVEGLGSTEVLHIYLSNSPDKKKLGAAGLRVPGYEVALRDKEGREVGDNEEGILWVRGDSNTPLYWNRPDKSAETIREGGWIYTGDRFVRDSDGFHFFRGRADDLVKISGQWVYPLEVELCLADHPEIRECAVFAAELPDRRMTLKAVVVMNDRSVDQGTTTRRLQDYVKGKLLPYKYPREVIFIDELPKTGTGKIDRQALLRM